One segment of Calypte anna isolate BGI_N300 chromosome 4A, bCalAnn1_v1.p, whole genome shotgun sequence DNA contains the following:
- the UFSP2 gene encoding LOW QUALITY PROTEIN: ufm1-specific protease 2 (The sequence of the model RefSeq protein was modified relative to this genomic sequence to represent the inferred CDS: deleted 6 bases in 6 codons): MGPGNLAPPGSSPKIHGAAASCVERGWLGAGACLPARLGGCVGALRRRLYLQPSGAPLCGERSVFRGSVTPSAVPPSPAPGSSRAPVASGDPGGLGLPGCCRGVVILEAMDILFRIRGGLDLAFQLATVDEASTKKAIGYVFSDLANKLSSDVLVLRICHSPVYVWPNSGTNTVPELTDDSACKEIKRFIQFDQDDETKRKLGKKKDKMLQDMQQIINIDLMLEMTSPLAPLAPVIERENKEHHYVNMTLPVDVVVSVSPEETWGSKVQNLLVKAIHRQLTDMERCIMKYMKGMSIVVPEQFHFMLPGKNHLVTISYPTGISDDQLESYRKELHELFNLPCDRPYFKRANAYHFPDEPYKDGYLRNPHLHLNSPGTESGMVYLVQGVYSYHHYTQDRIDDSGWGCAYRSLQTICSWFKHQGYIDAPVPTHKEIQQALVDAGDKPAEFVGSRQWIGSIEVQLVLNQLFGITSRILFVSQGSELALQGRELANHFKTEGTPVMIGGGVLAHTILGVAWNELTGHIKYLILDPHYTGGEDLNVILEKGWCGWKGPEFWNKDAYYNLCLPQRPKSI; the protein is encoded by the exons atgGGGCCGGGGAACTTGGCTCCCCCCGGCAGTAGCCCCAAAATCCACGGCGCTGCGGCGTCCTGTGTGGAGCGGGGTTGGCTGGGGGCCGGTGCCTGCCTACCCGCGCGGCTGGGTGGGTGCGTGGGTGCTCTGCGGCGGCGTTTGTATCTCCAGCCCTCAGGGGCACCCCTGTGCGGGGAGCGGTCTGTGTTCAGGGGGTCGGTGACACCTTCCGCAGTGCCGCCTTCGCCCGCCCCTGGCAGCAGCCGTGCTCCTGTCGCCTCTGGGGACCCTGGGGGTCTCGGGCTGCCTGGCTGTTGTCGGGGGGTT GTAATTCTTGAAGCTATG GACATACTCTTTAGAATAAGAGGAGGCTTGGATCTTGCATTTCAGCTAGCAACTGTTGATG AGGCATCAACAAAAAAGGCAATAGGATACGTTTTCAGTGATCTTGCAAATAAACTGTCCTCAGATGTTCTTGTATTAAGAATTTGTCACAGTCCAGTCTATGTGTGGCCTAACAGTGGTACCAACACTGTTCCAGAGCTGACTGATGATTCTGCTTGTAAGGAGATAAAACGGTTTATACA ATTTGATCAAGATGATGAGACCAAACGAAagcttggc aaaaaaaaggataaaatgttACAAGATATG cagcagataaTCAATATAGACCTCATGTTGGAAATGACATCTCCATTAGCTCCTTTGGCTCCAGTCattgaaagggaaaataaggaACACCACTACGTTAATATGACATTACCAGTTGATGTTGTTGTATCTGTTTCTCCAGAAGAAACATGGGGAAGTAA GGTACAAAATCTCTTGGTGAAAGCAATCCACAGGCAATTAACTGACATGGAAAGATGTATCATGAAATATATGAAGGGAATGTCAATTGTGGTACCAGAACAATTTCATTTCATGTTACCAGGGAAAAATCATCTTGTAACCATCTCTTATCCTACG GGGATTTCAGATGATCAATTGGAAAGTTACAGAAAG GAATTACATGAGTTATTCAATCTGCCTTGTGACAGACCATATTTCAAGAGAGCAAATGCTTATCATTTTCCAGATGAGCCATATAAAGATGGGTATCTCAGAAATCCACATTTACATCTTAATTCACCTGGTACAGAGTCTGGTATG GTGTATTTAGTACAGGGTGTATACAGTTACCACCACTACACACAGGATCGGATCGATGACagtggctggggctgtgcctATCGGTCTTTGCAGACAATCTGTTCTTGGTTCAAGCACCAAGGGTACATTGATGCACCTGTACCAACACACAAGGAAATTCAACAG GCACTGGTTGATGCTGGGGACAAGCCTGCAGAGTTTGTTGGCTCACGGCAATGGATTGGTTCAATTGAGGTACAGCTTGTTTTGAATCAGCTTTTTGGAATAACATCAAGAATACTGTTTGTCAG CCAAGGTTCTGAACTAGCACTGCAAGGAAGAGAACTTGCCAATCATTTCAAGACTGAAGGAACTCCAGTTATGATTG GTGGAGGTGTTTTGGCTCACACGATATTGGGAGTGGCTTGGAATGAG TTAACAGGGcacataaaatatttgattCTAGACCCACATTACACCGGAGGAGAAGATCTG AATGTTATTTTGgaaaag GGCTGGTGTGGTTGGAAGGGCCCGGAG TTTTGGAACAAGGACGCCTATTATAATCTGTGCCTACCTCAACGACCAAAATCTATTTAA